One window of Candidatus Binatia bacterium genomic DNA carries:
- the dnaX gene encoding DNA polymerase III subunit gamma/tau has product MSLYRTWRPQTFAELVGQDAVVRTLTAAIDGGKLAHAYLFSGPRGSGKTSAAKILARCINCVHGPTSTPDNTCENCRAMLAGTALDVLEIDAASNRGIEEIRALREAVKFAPAALRMKVYIIDEAHMLTKEGANAFLKTLEEPPPHAVFILATTEPERLPVTILSRCQRYAFRRISVPVMIAKMREIALAEKIAVDDDALAAIAYRADGGLRDALTMLEQLAAFSGGEKATVATLDLAFGSTGRTFAHALVDAVVSGEPSKALGVVEEASDAGADLLVLIRTLIAVFRNLLVARVDPALLERDLAPEDAERTAEQAKSISTPALVRALRTFSDALSLARMGGNARLELETALLRFMLSEEAPAAATAPAPAAPAPAAKAAPAAGKPARKTPAGDPPAPGALSLQRVRAAWQSIRTKVESERHSLRAPLSRAEVEALESNAVVLKLPDSWSAETLRDHSALIESAIADVLGAPLKVRLKVDGARPRGSEPNNGADELFDYANERIR; this is encoded by the coding sequence GTGTCGCTCTACCGGACCTGGCGCCCCCAGACGTTCGCCGAACTGGTCGGCCAGGACGCCGTCGTACGCACGCTGACCGCCGCAATTGACGGCGGGAAGCTCGCCCATGCCTACCTCTTTTCGGGGCCGCGGGGCTCCGGCAAGACCTCGGCTGCTAAGATTCTAGCACGCTGCATCAACTGCGTGCACGGGCCTACCTCGACCCCCGATAACACCTGCGAAAACTGCCGGGCGATGCTGGCCGGGACCGCCCTGGACGTGCTCGAGATCGACGCCGCGAGCAACCGCGGAATCGAAGAGATCCGGGCGCTTCGCGAGGCCGTGAAATTCGCGCCGGCCGCGCTGCGGATGAAAGTCTACATCATCGACGAGGCGCACATGCTGACGAAAGAGGGCGCGAACGCGTTTCTCAAGACGCTCGAAGAGCCGCCGCCGCACGCAGTCTTCATCCTCGCGACGACCGAGCCCGAGCGCCTTCCGGTGACGATTCTTTCGCGCTGCCAGCGCTACGCGTTTCGTCGCATCTCCGTTCCGGTGATGATCGCGAAGATGCGCGAGATCGCGCTCGCCGAGAAGATCGCCGTGGACGACGATGCGCTCGCGGCGATCGCGTATCGCGCGGACGGAGGGCTGCGCGACGCCTTGACGATGCTCGAGCAGTTGGCGGCGTTCTCGGGCGGCGAGAAGGCGACGGTCGCGACGCTCGATCTCGCCTTCGGTTCCACGGGACGAACGTTCGCGCACGCGCTCGTCGACGCGGTCGTATCGGGCGAGCCGAGCAAGGCACTCGGAGTCGTCGAAGAGGCGAGCGATGCCGGCGCGGATCTGCTCGTGCTCATCCGCACGCTCATCGCGGTCTTTCGCAACCTCTTGGTCGCGCGGGTCGATCCGGCGCTGCTCGAGCGCGACCTCGCGCCGGAGGATGCGGAGCGCACGGCGGAACAGGCGAAGAGCATCTCGACGCCGGCGCTCGTTCGCGCGCTGCGCACGTTCAGCGATGCGCTCTCGCTCGCGCGCATGGGAGGCAACGCGCGCCTGGAACTCGAGACGGCGCTGCTGCGCTTCATGCTTTCGGAAGAAGCGCCGGCCGCCGCGACGGCGCCCGCACCGGCGGCGCCCGCACCGGCGGCAAAGGCGGCGCCGGCCGCGGGCAAACCTGCTCGCAAGACGCCGGCCGGCGATCCCCCGGCTCCCGGGGCGCTCTCGCTGCAACGCGTCCGCGCGGCGTGGCAGAGCATTCGAACGAAGGTGGAGAGCGAGCGGCACTCGCTGCGAGCGCCGCTGTCGCGCGCCGAGGTCGAGGCGCTGGAGAGCAATGCGGTCGTGTTGAAGCTCCCCGATTCGTGGAGCGCCGAGACGTTGCGCGATCACTCCGCGCTGATCGAAAGCGCGATCGCCGACGTGCTGGGAGCGCCGCTGAAGGTACGTCTGAAGGTGGATGGGGCGCGGCCGCGCGGTTCCGAGCCGAATAACGGCGCCGACGAGCTCTTCGATTACGCAAACGAACGCATACGCTAA